The Camelina sativa cultivar DH55 chromosome 14, Cs, whole genome shotgun sequence genome includes a window with the following:
- the LOC104741616 gene encoding uncharacterized protein LOC104741616 isoform X1 — MSRLLSKLSPLIHKSSRIVRSFSSSTTGPYVSICSMMEPSPDGGNLGQVMLFNLVNSELVRTDKTYPIELYDAQLVGASHRWGLFSDRRDRSVLISDFLNPYASKSKPEIIHLPFFTSMYNGQTEVVCNVAMSSSPPDQDDQDWVVGIKFLGRQLSLCRPRRDLRWTNILAPFESWDSSKLMYSKKDQRFYLLAPGGNYLCSWDLNFKEDKKPKFHELVLHNLPSMPRSRRKQLDSYCREDHWVESPSGESFLVKWYSEYTPEGFKAPTLMVFREEYTQDGRKNMVYTEDIGDLCIFISKGEDFCVEASSCPGLHRNSIFLYGRLLATFNMSNSTFWCYEYPLGTPAKIPYCPYWLPPFSP, encoded by the exons ATGTCTCGGCTTCTCTCCAAGCTCTCTCCCCTC ATTCACAAGAGCAGTAGAATCGTTCGTTCATTTTCATCCTCCACGACCGGCCCATATGTTTCGATTTGCAGCATGATGGAACCCTCACCGGACGGCGGCAACCTCGGACAAGTCATGTTGTTCAACCTAGTAAATTCCGAGTTAGTCAGAACAGACAAAACATATCCCATTGAGCTTTATGACGCGCAGTTGGTGGGAGCTTCCCATAGATGGGGACTTTTCTCCGATAGAAGAGATCGGTCGGTACTTATCAGCGACTTTCTAAACCCTTACGCTTCCAAGTCAAAACCAGAGATCATTCACCTACCTTTTTTTACTTCAATGTACAATGGCCAAACCGAAGTCGTGTGCAACGTGGCCATGTCCTCTTCTCCTCCTGATCAAGACGACCAAGATTGGGTCGTTGGCATCAAGTTCTTGGGTAGACAGCTGAGTCTCTGCAGGCCCCGTCGTGACCTCCGTTGGACTAACATCCTAGCACCTTTTGAGTCATGGGATAGCTCAAAACTTATGTATTCCAAGAAAGACCAAAGGTTCTATTTGCTTGCTCCTGGAGGCAACTACTTATGCTCCTGGGATCTCAACTTCAAGGAAGACAAGAAGCCTAAGTTCCATGAGTTGGTTTTGCACAACCTTCCCAGCATGCCACGTTCCCGACGGAAGCAGTTGGATTCCTACTGCAGGGAGGATCACTGGGTGGAGTCACCTTCGGGCGAAAGTTTCCTTGTCAAATG GTACTCAGAATACACTCCTGAAGGGTTCAAAGCACCGACTCTAATGGTGTTTAGAGAGGAGTACACACAAGATGGGAGGAAAAACATGGTTTACACAGAGGACATAGGAGATTTGTGCATTTTCATTTCAAAGGGAGAAGATTTCTGCGTCGAGGCGAGCTCTTGTCCTGGACTCCACCGTAACTCCATCTTTTTATATGGACGTTTGTTAGCGACGTTCAATATGAGCAACAGTACCTTCTGGTGCTATGAATATCCCCTAGGTACACCAGCAAAAATTCCCTACTGCCCGTACTGGCTTCCTCCGTTTTCTCCCTAG
- the LOC104741616 gene encoding uncharacterized protein LOC104741616 isoform X2 translates to MMEPSPDGGNLGQVMLFNLVNSELVRTDKTYPIELYDAQLVGASHRWGLFSDRRDRSVLISDFLNPYASKSKPEIIHLPFFTSMYNGQTEVVCNVAMSSSPPDQDDQDWVVGIKFLGRQLSLCRPRRDLRWTNILAPFESWDSSKLMYSKKDQRFYLLAPGGNYLCSWDLNFKEDKKPKFHELVLHNLPSMPRSRRKQLDSYCREDHWVESPSGESFLVKWYSEYTPEGFKAPTLMVFREEYTQDGRKNMVYTEDIGDLCIFISKGEDFCVEASSCPGLHRNSIFLYGRLLATFNMSNSTFWCYEYPLGTPAKIPYCPYWLPPFSP, encoded by the exons ATGATGGAACCCTCACCGGACGGCGGCAACCTCGGACAAGTCATGTTGTTCAACCTAGTAAATTCCGAGTTAGTCAGAACAGACAAAACATATCCCATTGAGCTTTATGACGCGCAGTTGGTGGGAGCTTCCCATAGATGGGGACTTTTCTCCGATAGAAGAGATCGGTCGGTACTTATCAGCGACTTTCTAAACCCTTACGCTTCCAAGTCAAAACCAGAGATCATTCACCTACCTTTTTTTACTTCAATGTACAATGGCCAAACCGAAGTCGTGTGCAACGTGGCCATGTCCTCTTCTCCTCCTGATCAAGACGACCAAGATTGGGTCGTTGGCATCAAGTTCTTGGGTAGACAGCTGAGTCTCTGCAGGCCCCGTCGTGACCTCCGTTGGACTAACATCCTAGCACCTTTTGAGTCATGGGATAGCTCAAAACTTATGTATTCCAAGAAAGACCAAAGGTTCTATTTGCTTGCTCCTGGAGGCAACTACTTATGCTCCTGGGATCTCAACTTCAAGGAAGACAAGAAGCCTAAGTTCCATGAGTTGGTTTTGCACAACCTTCCCAGCATGCCACGTTCCCGACGGAAGCAGTTGGATTCCTACTGCAGGGAGGATCACTGGGTGGAGTCACCTTCGGGCGAAAGTTTCCTTGTCAAATG GTACTCAGAATACACTCCTGAAGGGTTCAAAGCACCGACTCTAATGGTGTTTAGAGAGGAGTACACACAAGATGGGAGGAAAAACATGGTTTACACAGAGGACATAGGAGATTTGTGCATTTTCATTTCAAAGGGAGAAGATTTCTGCGTCGAGGCGAGCTCTTGTCCTGGACTCCACCGTAACTCCATCTTTTTATATGGACGTTTGTTAGCGACGTTCAATATGAGCAACAGTACCTTCTGGTGCTATGAATATCCCCTAGGTACACCAGCAAAAATTCCCTACTGCCCGTACTGGCTTCCTCCGTTTTCTCCCTAG